Genomic segment of Merismopedia glauca CCAP 1448/3:
AAGGCGTTTGCGACCAATCGTAGGCTTTCATCAGTGCCCCCATTTCCCCACCACCAGCAAACAGACTGTCTGCGCCTTTTACCTTTGCGTCCTCACCCACTCTGCTCACCTCTTCTCGAAATATTGAGTTAAGAGCCGTTGGCTTTCATCTCGAACTGTTTCTGAAGAGGAATAGCTTAATGCTTCAGCCAGCGACCGAATTTGCCTCAATGCCAATGAAGAAGGTTGCATATGCCCATTTTCCCAACGGTTAATCGTGCCAAAGGAGACACCTAACACCGCCGCAAATTGTGATTGGTTTAATTGGGTGAGTTGGCGAAGTTTCCGAATTAGCTTACCAACTTCAGGCTGTTTGAGTTCTACAGCAGGTTTGGAAGTGACGGTTTTGGCAGTAAACCCCATGCGATCGAGTACGAATATAACGGACGTTATATTCAATTATTTATCAAAAGGTAGAAGTTTAACTCTGCCTGGAGATGGAATCAGTTTTGAACAGAGATAGAGTCCGATA
This window contains:
- a CDS encoding helix-turn-helix domain-containing protein → MNITSVIFVLDRMGFTAKTVTSKPAVELKQPEVGKLIRKLRQLTQLNQSQFAAVLGVSFGTINRWENGHMQPSSLALRQIRSLAEALSYSSSETVRDESQRLLTQYFEKR